In the genome of Oculatellaceae cyanobacterium, one region contains:
- a CDS encoding pentapeptide repeat-containing protein: MKAKELLSRYEKGERDFAGADLSLIGIDLEGADLSGIDLSKAELAGANLIKANLSGADLSDANISQASLEMANLSGANLSRTYLFMSILERANLSGANLSDANLVAAYLEGANLTNANLTGADLEGASIDPSPIYCNTIMPDGSIETS; this comes from the coding sequence ATGAAGGCTAAAGAATTACTCAGTCGTTACGAGAAAGGTGAGAGAGACTTTGCTGGGGCTGACTTGAGTTTGATTGGTATTGATTTGGAAGGGGCTGATTTGAGTGGAATCGACTTGAGCAAAGCTGAATTGGCGGGTGCTAATTTGATTAAGGCTAACTTGAGTGGGGCTGACTTGAGTGATGCCAACATTAGTCAGGCTAGTTTGGAAATGGCCAACTTGAGTGGAGCCAATCTGAGTCGTACTTACTTGTTCATGTCGATTTTGGAGAGAGCTAACTTGAGTGGGGCTAATTTGAGTGATGCTAACTTGGTTGCTGCCTATTTGGAGGGTGCTAACCTTACTAATGCCAATTTAACTGGTGCTGACTTGGAGGGTGCTTCTATCGACCCCAGTCCTATTTACTGCAATACAATTATGCCTGATGGCAGTATTGAAACAAGTTAG